The Streptomyces sp. Je 1-332 genome has a window encoding:
- a CDS encoding lysoplasmalogenase: MTVGDGRPAAKLLLAAFALAATGDLAALLASSDAAHTVFKPLLMPLLTAYVLTVKGPRLLIAALLFGWGGDVLLLADADAAFLAGMGSFAAGHICYLALFKRHGTPRARGAWLVAAYATALIATVALLWPDLPADMRGPVAGYSLLLTAMAFGATRLGLTAAAGGALFLLSDTLIATGVAEWPQAPRPDFWIMLTYIAAQFLLVSGVLAARLTSESAAATRSAEPTPPPRPLAR, encoded by the coding sequence GTGACGGTTGGGGACGGGCGCCCCGCGGCCAAGCTCCTCCTGGCCGCATTCGCCCTGGCGGCCACAGGCGACCTGGCGGCACTGCTGGCGAGCTCGGACGCGGCGCACACGGTCTTCAAGCCGTTGCTCATGCCGCTCCTGACGGCGTACGTACTCACGGTCAAAGGCCCGCGCCTACTGATCGCCGCGCTCCTCTTCGGCTGGGGAGGTGACGTCCTGCTGCTGGCGGACGCCGATGCCGCGTTCCTCGCCGGGATGGGCTCCTTCGCGGCGGGCCACATCTGCTACCTCGCCCTCTTCAAGCGTCACGGCACGCCACGCGCGCGTGGCGCCTGGCTGGTGGCCGCATACGCCACCGCCCTCATCGCCACGGTCGCCCTCCTGTGGCCGGACCTCCCCGCGGACATGCGGGGCCCGGTGGCGGGCTACAGCCTCCTGCTCACCGCGATGGCCTTCGGCGCCACGAGGCTCGGCCTCACCGCGGCGGCGGGCGGCGCGCTGTTCCTCCTGTCGGACACCCTCATCGCGACCGGCGTCGCCGAGTGGCCGCAGGCCCCGCGCCCCGACTTCTGGATCATGCTCACCTACATCGCCGCACAGTTCCTGCTCGTCAGCGGTGTACTGGCGGCTCGGCTCACCAGCGAATCGGCAGCGGCAACGCGGTCAGCAGAGCCGACACCGCCACCACGACCCCTAGCGCGATGA
- a CDS encoding sterol desaturase family protein, protein MPPNLPDVVLWSIPAFVLLTVVEIVSHRIHPDEDEAGYETKDAATSVTMGLGSLVFDLLWKIPIVAIYSAVYALTPLQIPVLWWTIPLMLLAQDFFYYWSHRGHHVIRILWACHVVHHSSRKFNLTTALRQPWTSLTVWPFYVPLIALGVHPAALAFCSSANLVYQFWIHTERIGKLPRPFEFVFNTPSHHRVHHASQGGYLDRNFGGILIIWDRVFGSWVAETDRPVYGLTKNIATYNPLRVATHEYAAIAKDLKTATSWRERGGRLFRGPGWQPQAPVAPQPAPQPATVTEPVTEPVTESAA, encoded by the coding sequence ATGCCGCCGAACCTGCCCGATGTCGTGCTGTGGTCCATACCTGCCTTCGTGCTGCTCACGGTCGTGGAGATCGTGAGCCACCGGATCCATCCGGACGAGGACGAAGCCGGGTACGAGACGAAGGATGCCGCCACCTCCGTCACCATGGGGCTCGGCAGCCTCGTCTTCGACCTCCTGTGGAAGATCCCCATAGTCGCGATCTACTCGGCGGTGTACGCGCTGACGCCGCTGCAGATCCCCGTCCTGTGGTGGACGATCCCGCTGATGCTGCTCGCGCAGGACTTCTTCTACTACTGGTCGCACCGCGGACACCACGTCATCCGCATCCTGTGGGCCTGCCACGTCGTGCACCACTCCAGCCGCAAGTTCAACCTCACGACGGCGCTGCGCCAGCCCTGGACGAGCCTGACCGTCTGGCCGTTCTACGTCCCGCTGATCGCTCTGGGCGTGCATCCGGCGGCGCTCGCGTTCTGCTCGTCGGCGAACCTCGTCTACCAGTTCTGGATCCACACCGAACGCATCGGGAAGCTGCCGCGGCCCTTCGAGTTCGTCTTCAACACGCCCTCCCACCACCGCGTGCACCACGCGTCGCAGGGCGGCTACCTCGACCGCAACTTCGGCGGCATCCTGATCATCTGGGACCGCGTGTTCGGCTCGTGGGTCGCGGAGACGGACCGTCCCGTCTACGGCCTCACGAAGAACATCGCCACGTACAACCCGCTGCGGGTGGCCACGCACGAGTACGCGGCGATAGCCAAGGACCTCAAGACGGCGACGAGTTGGCGCGAGCGCGGCGGAAGGCTGTTCCGCGGTCCTGGCTGGCAGCCGCAGGCGCCTGTGGCACCGCAGCCGGCACCGCAGCCGGCGACGGTGACAGAGCCGGTTACGGAGCCGGTTACGGAGAGCGCGGCGTGA
- a CDS encoding amidohydrolase family protein, with protein sequence MTEERYTVISADCHAGADLLDYRPYLESRHHDAFDAWAATYVNPYEDLLADTADRNWNSDRRLRELEQDGIVAEVVFPNTIPPFFPSASLMAPAPTREEFEQRWAGLRAHNRWLADFCAAAPGRRAGAFQILLNDVDAAVKEIHWAADAGLNGGLLLPGTPPGSGLAELYSSTYDPIWAACAERGMPVNHHAGSASPPLGDEPAARAVFMVETTWFSHRALWHLVFGGAFRRHPELRLVLTEQGSGWIPGVLDMLDYYHGRLVAAASKAETAEAKFGAGLADSMGKGPSEVWRDNCFVGASFMRPHEARMRDRIGLDKIMWGSDYPHDEGTHPFSREGLRIAYAGLPKDEIAAMVGGNAARVYGFDLERLGEIAARVGPTVQELDEPLKETPAGATSPVFAPGGSVRVW encoded by the coding sequence ATGACCGAAGAGCGCTACACCGTCATCTCGGCCGACTGCCACGCGGGCGCCGATCTCCTCGACTACCGCCCCTACCTGGAGTCACGCCACCACGACGCGTTCGACGCGTGGGCGGCCACCTACGTCAACCCGTACGAGGACCTGCTCGCCGACACCGCGGACCGCAACTGGAACTCGGACCGCCGCCTCAGGGAGCTGGAGCAGGACGGCATCGTCGCCGAGGTCGTCTTCCCGAACACCATCCCGCCGTTCTTCCCGAGCGCTTCCCTGATGGCGCCGGCGCCCACCCGTGAGGAGTTCGAGCAGCGATGGGCGGGCCTGCGGGCCCACAACCGCTGGCTCGCCGACTTCTGCGCCGCGGCCCCGGGGCGCAGGGCGGGCGCCTTCCAGATCCTCCTCAACGACGTGGACGCGGCCGTCAAGGAGATCCACTGGGCGGCCGACGCGGGCCTGAACGGCGGTCTGCTGCTGCCCGGCACACCGCCGGGCAGCGGGCTCGCGGAGCTCTACTCCTCGACGTACGACCCGATCTGGGCGGCCTGCGCCGAGCGCGGTATGCCGGTCAACCACCATGCCGGATCGGCTTCCCCGCCACTCGGTGACGAGCCGGCCGCGCGGGCCGTCTTCATGGTGGAGACGACGTGGTTCTCGCACCGGGCGCTGTGGCACCTGGTGTTCGGCGGCGCCTTCCGCCGCCACCCGGAGCTGCGGCTCGTGCTCACCGAGCAGGGCTCGGGGTGGATCCCGGGCGTGCTCGACATGCTGGACTACTACCACGGGCGGCTGGTCGCCGCCGCCTCGAAGGCGGAGACCGCCGAGGCGAAGTTCGGTGCGGGCCTGGCCGATTCGATGGGCAAGGGCCCCTCCGAGGTCTGGCGCGACAACTGCTTCGTCGGCGCGAGCTTCATGCGGCCGCACGAGGCGCGGATGAGGGACAGGATCGGCCTCGACAAGATCATGTGGGGCAGCGACTACCCGCACGACGAGGGCACCCATCCCTTCTCGCGCGAGGGTCTGCGCATCGCCTACGCGGGTCTCCCCAAGGACGAGATAGCCGCCATGGTCGGCGGTAACGCGGCCCGTGTGTACGGCTTCGACCTGGAGCGGCTCGGGGAGATCGCGGCGCGCGTGGGCCCGACGGTCCAGGAGCTGGACGAACCCCTCAAGGAGACGCCGGCCGGCGCGACGAGCCCGGTGTTCGCCCCGGGAGGGTCCGTACGCGTCTGGTGA
- a CDS encoding amidohydrolase family protein, producing the protein MTDQDPYLIISSDCHAGLPTEEYRPYLDSRFHRDFDQFLGERDARRAEATRLGIRNDAFAAKWFQDNEEGLRGGWETAQRLKELDGDGVAAEVVFPDADAVDSQTAAPFGVGLGLSGDQDPELGMAGAQAHNRWLADFVSEHPERHCGVALLPITGEVDRVVAEVHRAKESGLGALMIPSMWVDKAPYHDRRYDPVWAAAAECAMPVVTHSGAAPRHEYGDHLGIYVSEVTWWPARPLWFMLWSGVFERHPGLKFGVAESGCWWLPNLLWFMDRLYLGAHGGKKLSPFAELRRPPHEYLDRQIFICATNTKRRELAQRYEIGVDNILWGSDFPHPEGTWPDTCAWLRKTFHDIPVSETRRMLGLAAAEVFGFDTEKLAPLARRIGPTPAELGQQPDQSAVEASWARSREVGRHWLTDHDFPVMGADT; encoded by the coding sequence ATGACCGACCAGGACCCCTACCTGATCATCTCCTCCGACTGCCACGCCGGGCTTCCCACCGAGGAGTACCGGCCCTACCTCGACAGCCGCTTCCACCGGGACTTCGATCAGTTCCTGGGGGAGCGCGACGCCCGCCGCGCGGAGGCGACGCGGCTCGGCATCCGCAACGACGCGTTCGCCGCCAAGTGGTTCCAGGACAACGAGGAGGGCCTGCGCGGCGGCTGGGAGACCGCACAGCGCCTCAAGGAGCTCGACGGCGACGGGGTGGCCGCCGAGGTCGTCTTCCCCGACGCGGACGCCGTGGACAGTCAGACGGCCGCGCCCTTCGGGGTGGGCCTCGGGCTCTCCGGGGACCAGGACCCGGAGCTCGGCATGGCGGGCGCGCAGGCACACAACCGCTGGCTCGCCGACTTCGTGTCCGAGCACCCCGAACGGCACTGCGGGGTCGCCCTGTTGCCCATCACCGGGGAGGTCGACCGGGTCGTCGCCGAGGTCCACCGGGCCAAGGAGTCCGGGCTCGGCGCGCTGATGATCCCCTCCATGTGGGTCGACAAGGCGCCCTACCACGACCGGCGTTACGACCCCGTGTGGGCGGCGGCGGCCGAGTGCGCGATGCCCGTGGTGACCCACTCCGGGGCGGCGCCCCGCCACGAGTACGGCGATCACCTGGGGATCTACGTCTCCGAAGTGACCTGGTGGCCCGCCCGGCCGCTGTGGTTCATGCTCTGGTCGGGCGTCTTCGAGCGTCATCCGGGGCTGAAGTTCGGTGTCGCGGAGTCCGGCTGCTGGTGGCTGCCGAACCTCCTGTGGTTCATGGACCGCCTCTACCTGGGCGCGCACGGCGGCAAGAAGCTCTCCCCGTTCGCGGAGCTGCGGCGGCCCCCGCACGAGTACCTGGACCGGCAGATCTTCATCTGCGCGACCAACACCAAGCGCCGCGAGCTCGCCCAGCGTTACGAGATAGGCGTCGACAACATCCTCTGGGGCAGCGACTTCCCGCACCCCGAGGGGACCTGGCCCGACACGTGCGCGTGGCTGAGGAAAACCTTCCACGACATCCCGGTGAGCGAGACCCGCCGGATGCTCGGTCTCGCGGCCGCCGAGGTCTTCGGCTTCGACACGGAGAAGCTGGCGCCGCTGGCCCGCAGGATCGGCCCGACGCCCGCCGAACTCGGCCAGCAGCCCGACCAGTCGGCCGTCGAGGCCTCCTGGGCGCGCTCGCGCGAGGTGGGGCGCCACTGGCTGACCGACCACGACTTCCCGGTGATGGGGGCGGACACATGA
- a CDS encoding SDR family NAD(P)-dependent oxidoreductase: MELRQGQVAVVTGAASGIGLAMARRFAADGLKVVLADVEEGALEKAAAGLREDGASVHARVVDVGSREEVFALAEAAYEKFGAVHVLCNNAGVGSGAEGRMWEHEPNDWKWAFEVNVWGVFHGIQAFVPRMLAGGEPGHVVNTSSGDGGIAPLPTASVYAVTKAAVVTMTESLYAHLKAEHARVGASVLFPGPHMLRTGLWESHRNRPDRYAKSRPRRTPYRSLDQWESAMKDAGKEVAFTPVEQVADFVAEGIAADRFWLLPQSEHSDRQIKARSRSMLDRANPAYLESFILD; this comes from the coding sequence ATGGAGCTGCGGCAAGGACAGGTCGCCGTCGTCACGGGCGCCGCGAGCGGCATCGGCCTCGCCATGGCGCGGCGGTTCGCGGCGGACGGCCTGAAGGTGGTCCTCGCGGATGTCGAGGAGGGCGCCCTGGAGAAGGCGGCGGCCGGGCTGCGCGAGGACGGGGCGAGCGTGCACGCGCGCGTGGTCGACGTCGGCTCCCGCGAAGAGGTCTTCGCGCTCGCCGAAGCGGCGTACGAGAAGTTCGGCGCCGTGCATGTGCTGTGCAACAACGCGGGCGTCGGCTCGGGCGCCGAGGGCCGCATGTGGGAGCACGAGCCGAACGACTGGAAGTGGGCCTTCGAGGTCAACGTGTGGGGCGTCTTCCACGGCATCCAGGCCTTCGTGCCCCGGATGCTCGCGGGCGGCGAGCCCGGCCATGTCGTCAACACCTCCTCCGGTGACGGCGGCATCGCACCGCTGCCGACGGCGTCCGTGTACGCGGTCACCAAGGCGGCCGTCGTGACGATGACCGAGTCGCTGTACGCGCATCTGAAGGCGGAGCACGCGCGCGTGGGCGCCTCCGTGCTCTTCCCGGGGCCGCACATGCTGCGCACGGGGCTGTGGGAGTCGCACCGCAACCGCCCCGACCGGTACGCCAAGTCCCGCCCCCGCAGGACCCCTTACCGCTCTCTCGACCAGTGGGAGTCCGCCATGAAGGACGCGGGCAAGGAGGTCGCGTTCACGCCCGTCGAGCAGGTCGCGGACTTCGTGGCGGAGGGGATCGCGGCCGACCGCTTCTGGCTGCTCCCGCAGAGCGAGCACAGCGACCGGCAGATCAAGGCGAGGTCGCGGTCGATGCTCGACCGCGCGAACCCGGCGTATCTGGAGAGCTTCATTCTGGACTGA
- a CDS encoding acetoacetate decarboxylase family protein yields the protein MARVRYGARTEAEIAAARGASSKLPDIWSTGVVALWESDPDAVAAVLPPPLKPTHRPLVRANISKVDLPGYPLGAGSVAVAAEHDGVEGWYPLVMPMTHERALIGGREVFGEPKKLGEVEVERDGLVIRASLARHGIAFVEVRGAVSGALPLPEPVQKTDFYFKFLPAVDGSGFDADPVLVHCVRNEKVRKLEGITGDVVLRESMYDPVADLPVRTVVEITIGEKTTDQRGRVAERVSAQALLPYIHQRYDDPQQILDGPPEGSV from the coding sequence ATGGCACGCGTACGTTATGGAGCGCGTACGGAGGCGGAGATCGCCGCGGCGCGCGGTGCGAGTTCGAAGCTGCCCGACATCTGGTCCACGGGTGTGGTGGCCCTCTGGGAGAGCGACCCGGACGCGGTGGCTGCCGTTCTGCCGCCCCCGCTGAAGCCCACGCACCGGCCGCTGGTGCGCGCCAACATCAGCAAGGTCGACCTGCCCGGATATCCGCTCGGGGCGGGCTCGGTCGCCGTCGCCGCCGAGCACGACGGGGTGGAGGGCTGGTATCCGCTCGTCATGCCGATGACCCACGAACGGGCCCTGATCGGCGGGCGTGAGGTCTTCGGGGAGCCGAAGAAGCTGGGCGAGGTCGAGGTGGAGCGCGACGGCCTGGTCATCCGTGCCTCGCTGGCCCGGCACGGCATCGCCTTCGTGGAGGTGCGGGGCGCGGTCAGCGGCGCACTGCCGCTTCCCGAGCCGGTCCAGAAGACGGACTTCTACTTCAAGTTCCTGCCCGCGGTGGACGGTTCGGGCTTCGACGCCGACCCGGTGCTCGTGCACTGCGTACGCAACGAGAAGGTCCGCAAGCTGGAGGGCATCACCGGGGACGTCGTGCTGCGCGAGTCGATGTACGACCCGGTGGCGGACCTGCCCGTGCGCACGGTCGTCGAGATCACCATCGGCGAGAAGACCACGGACCAGAGGGGCCGGGTGGCCGAGCGTGTCAGCGCGCAGGCACTGCTGCCCTACATCCACCAGCGCTACGACGACCCGCAGCAGATCCTCGACGGCCCGCCCGAGGGGAGCGTCTGA
- a CDS encoding TetR/AcrR family transcriptional regulator, whose translation MKSEETRTHPERERGHLDREQVLAAAAALVKRHGPQALTMRGLAAELGAAVTSIYWHVGNRESLLDALVERTLADLGAIRPTGRTPDGRIVSVARALRRQLRDHPHLIAMVHERGLTERMFLPAQQVLVHEVHAAGLRGARAADAVRAVQVHVVGHLLVERNRERAPAQHPGEEELWSAQTAEQDPALARALARPADPEALFTLSVKALVSGLLGRGNSPGT comes from the coding sequence GTGAAGAGTGAAGAGACGCGTACGCATCCGGAGCGGGAACGCGGCCATCTCGACCGGGAACAGGTCCTCGCCGCCGCCGCGGCGCTCGTCAAGCGGCACGGCCCGCAGGCCCTGACGATGCGCGGGCTCGCCGCCGAGCTCGGCGCCGCCGTCACCTCGATCTACTGGCACGTCGGCAACCGCGAGTCGCTTCTTGACGCCCTCGTGGAGCGCACCCTCGCCGACCTCGGCGCGATCCGGCCCACCGGCCGCACCCCCGACGGGCGCATCGTCTCCGTCGCGCGCGCCCTGCGCCGGCAGCTGCGCGACCACCCGCACCTCATCGCGATGGTGCACGAACGCGGCCTCACCGAGCGGATGTTCCTGCCCGCTCAGCAGGTCCTCGTCCACGAAGTGCACGCGGCGGGACTGCGCGGCGCCCGCGCCGCCGACGCCGTACGCGCCGTCCAGGTCCACGTCGTCGGCCACCTCCTGGTGGAGCGCAACCGCGAACGTGCCCCCGCACAGCACCCCGGCGAGGAGGAACTGTGGAGCGCGCAGACGGCCGAACAGGACCCGGCGCTCGCCCGCGCGCTCGCCCGACCCGCCGACCCCGAGGCGCTGTTCACCCTGTCGGTCAAGGCACTGGTGTCCGGACTCCTCGGCCGGGGGAACAGCCCAGGGACCTGA
- a CDS encoding DEDDh family exonuclease: MLEDQTTAASAASWPAAYPTGYAVVDVETTGLARDDRIVSAAVYRVDAQGEVEDHWYTLVNPQRDPGPVWIHGLTSELLAGAPLFRDIAEEFAARLADRVLVAHNAVFDWSMIAREYARAELTAPVRQRLCTIALSKELRLPLPNHKLESLAAHFGVEQRNAHNALDDARVLAEAFRPSIKAAAGGGVRLPLLECRPLTEWSDGAPRIARQPAGPGSAASSYSSYGPASWRPSRKRPACPFPNPGRYEPGKPLQQGMRVAFSGDTSIERDLLEDRAVEAGLHIATSVSRLTSLLVTNDPDSGTSKTVKARSFGTPVIDEAAFGQLLQDVAPAAEG, translated from the coding sequence ATGCTCGAAGACCAGACGACCGCAGCGTCCGCAGCCTCTTGGCCGGCCGCGTACCCAACGGGGTACGCGGTCGTCGACGTCGAGACCACCGGTCTCGCCCGCGACGACCGCATAGTGTCGGCTGCCGTCTACCGCGTGGACGCCCAGGGCGAGGTGGAGGACCACTGGTACACACTGGTCAACCCCCAGCGCGACCCCGGTCCCGTCTGGATCCACGGCCTCACCAGTGAGCTGCTCGCCGGCGCGCCCCTCTTCAGGGACATCGCCGAGGAGTTCGCCGCGCGCCTGGCCGACCGCGTCCTGGTCGCGCACAACGCCGTCTTCGACTGGTCGATGATCGCCCGGGAATACGCACGCGCGGAACTCACCGCCCCCGTGCGCCAGCGCCTGTGCACCATCGCCCTCTCCAAGGAGCTGCGGCTCCCGCTGCCCAACCACAAGCTGGAGTCGCTCGCCGCGCACTTCGGGGTCGAGCAGCGCAACGCGCACAACGCGCTCGACGACGCGCGCGTGCTCGCCGAGGCCTTCCGCCCCAGCATCAAGGCCGCGGCCGGCGGCGGGGTGCGGCTGCCGCTCCTGGAGTGCCGTCCGCTCACCGAGTGGTCCGACGGCGCGCCCCGCATCGCCCGCCAGCCGGCCGGACCGGGCTCGGCCGCCTCCTCGTACTCCTCGTACGGCCCCGCGAGTTGGCGTCCCTCGCGCAAGCGGCCCGCGTGCCCGTTCCCCAACCCGGGTCGGTACGAACCGGGCAAACCGCTCCAACAGGGCATGCGTGTCGCGTTCTCCGGCGACACGTCCATCGAACGCGACCTCCTTGAGGACCGCGCGGTCGAGGCCGGGCTGCACATCGCCACGAGCGTGTCGCGTCTGACCAGCCTGCTCGTCACGAACGACCCGGACTCGGGCACCTCCAAGACCGTGAAGGCGCGGTCCTTCGGTACGCCCGTCATCGACGAGGCCGCGTTCGGCCAGCTCCTGCAGGACGTCGCTCCGGCGGCGGAGGGCTGA
- a CDS encoding SURF1 family protein, whose product MYRFLLSRQWVILTLIALVLIPTMIELGFWQLHRHEHRVAQNAEISRALDAEPVPAETLTSPGHSVKDAERYRRVSAKGTFDTKDEVVVRRRTNSDEEIGFHVLTPFVLDDGKVLLVNRGWIPANGPQTVFPKVPAAPKGEITVTGRLMADETSAQSGIKDVQGLPDRQIMLISSGQQAHSLGKEVLGGYVELTAPEPAGDSPQLIGEPEHGDIGPHMAYAVQWWLFCTGVPIGWVILVRREVRDRRAAAAQTAPATESTPAAV is encoded by the coding sequence GTGTACCGCTTCCTGTTGTCCCGGCAGTGGGTGATCCTCACCCTCATCGCCCTCGTTCTCATCCCCACGATGATCGAGCTGGGCTTCTGGCAGTTGCACCGCCACGAGCACCGCGTCGCGCAGAACGCGGAGATCTCCAGGGCGCTGGACGCCGAGCCGGTGCCGGCCGAGACACTGACCTCGCCCGGCCACTCCGTCAAGGACGCCGAGCGCTACCGCCGGGTGAGCGCGAAGGGGACGTTCGACACGAAGGACGAGGTCGTCGTGCGGCGCCGCACGAACTCCGACGAGGAGATCGGCTTCCATGTCCTGACCCCGTTCGTCCTCGACGACGGCAAGGTCCTGCTCGTCAACCGGGGCTGGATCCCGGCGAACGGACCGCAGACCGTGTTCCCGAAGGTCCCGGCAGCGCCCAAGGGCGAGATCACCGTCACCGGCCGTCTGATGGCCGACGAGACGTCCGCGCAGAGCGGCATCAAGGACGTCCAGGGGCTGCCTGACCGTCAGATCATGCTGATCAGCAGCGGTCAGCAGGCGCACAGCCTCGGCAAGGAAGTGCTCGGCGGCTACGTCGAGCTGACCGCCCCGGAGCCCGCCGGCGACTCCCCGCAGCTGATCGGCGAGCCCGAGCACGGCGACATCGGCCCGCACATGGCGTACGCCGTCCAGTGGTGGCTGTTCTGCACCGGCGTGCCCATCGGCTGGGTGATCCTGGTGCGCAGGGAGGTGCGGGACCGCAGGGCCGCTGCCGCTCAGACGGCGCCCGCCACGGAGTCGACGCCGGCCGCCGTATAG
- a CDS encoding SDR family oxidoreductase: MDLGLKDRVYVITGATRGLGNAAARALVADGAKVLISGRDEKTVTEAATELGANARGLAADNADPAVAGRLIAAAREHFGRFDGVLISVGGPAPGFAADNTDEQWESAFESVFLGAVRLARSAATELGEGGVIGFVLSASVHEPIPGLTISNGLRPGLAGFAKSLSDELGPRGIRVVGLLPSRIDTDRVRELDALSADPEATRAGHESRIPLRRYGTPEEFGRTAAFFLSPAASYLTGVMLPVDGGVRRGF; the protein is encoded by the coding sequence ATGGATCTTGGACTGAAGGACCGCGTCTACGTCATCACCGGTGCCACCCGCGGCCTGGGCAACGCCGCCGCGCGTGCGCTGGTCGCGGACGGCGCGAAGGTACTGATCAGCGGCCGGGACGAGAAGACGGTCACCGAGGCGGCGACCGAGCTCGGCGCCAACGCCCGCGGGCTCGCCGCCGACAACGCCGATCCGGCCGTCGCCGGGCGGCTGATCGCCGCCGCGCGCGAGCACTTCGGTCGCTTCGACGGTGTGCTGATCAGCGTCGGTGGTCCGGCCCCCGGTTTCGCCGCCGACAACACGGACGAGCAGTGGGAGTCGGCCTTCGAGTCGGTGTTCCTCGGAGCGGTGCGGCTCGCCCGTTCCGCGGCGACGGAGCTCGGCGAGGGGGGCGTCATCGGCTTCGTGCTCTCCGCCTCCGTGCACGAGCCGATCCCGGGGCTCACCATCTCCAACGGACTGCGGCCCGGACTCGCGGGCTTCGCCAAGTCGCTCTCCGACGAGCTCGGCCCCCGGGGCATCCGCGTCGTGGGGCTGCTCCCGTCCCGTATCGACACCGACCGGGTGCGTGAGCTCGACGCGCTCTCCGCGGACCCGGAGGCGACGCGGGCCGGCCACGAATCCAGGATCCCGCTGCGGCGTTACGGGACCCCGGAGGAGTTCGGGCGTACGGCGGCGTTCTTCCTCTCGCCCGCCGCCTCGTACCTGACGGGCGTCATGCTGCCGGTGGACGGCGGGGTGCGGCGCGGCTTCTGA
- the amaP gene encoding alkaline shock response membrane anchor protein AmaP encodes MLKTVNRVVLGLIGLVLVLGGGSVLAVGLGAPPPSWWVHDGKRDVLLSDADRSRWRDEGWFWPTVIAVLAVLLLLALWWLVAQLRRRRLAEVLVETGDGEGALLRGRALESVLVGEAESLEGVQRAGVMLTGRRNAPEARVSLHLEPDATPGEALHQLSAEALAHARDSAGLARLPAVVQLRAVKHRAGRVS; translated from the coding sequence ATGCTGAAGACGGTCAACCGTGTGGTGCTCGGCCTGATCGGCCTGGTGCTGGTTCTCGGGGGCGGCTCGGTCCTCGCGGTCGGGCTCGGGGCGCCGCCACCGTCGTGGTGGGTCCACGACGGCAAGCGTGACGTCCTGCTGAGCGACGCGGACCGGTCGCGGTGGCGGGACGAGGGCTGGTTCTGGCCCACGGTGATCGCCGTACTCGCGGTGCTCCTGCTGCTCGCCCTGTGGTGGCTGGTGGCGCAGCTGCGGCGGCGGAGGCTGGCCGAGGTGCTCGTGGAGACCGGCGACGGGGAGGGCGCGCTGCTGCGGGGGCGCGCCCTGGAGAGCGTCCTCGTGGGGGAGGCGGAGTCCCTGGAGGGCGTGCAGCGGGCCGGGGTCATGCTGACGGGGCGCCGCAACGCTCCCGAGGCCCGGGTGTCCCTGCACCTGGAGCCCGACGCGACGCCCGGTGAGGCGCTGCACCAGCTCTCCGCGGAGGCGCTGGCGCACGCGAGGGACTCGGCGGGCCTCGCCCGGCTGCCCGCGGTGGTGCAGCTGCGGGCGGTCAAGCACCGGGCCGGGCGGGTGAGTTGA
- a CDS encoding DUF6286 domain-containing protein, with translation MSEAQGSHRAGAAGAGGGTQPLPVVERAESELDQSASAASYDPRPTLADETKASRFWSPRRVPAALLALLLLGGAGLFLYDVAAVRAGHSAMGWRRGLARELGERPLDDTAVLVGAGVVAALGLWLIVLAATPGLRAVLAMRREDADVRAGLHRSAAAMVLRDRAMDVSGVQSVRVRMKRSKVDVHAVSHFRELDDVRNDLDATLADGIRDLGLARGPALSVRVARPGRKG, from the coding sequence ATGAGCGAGGCTCAGGGGTCGCACAGGGCGGGCGCCGCGGGCGCGGGTGGCGGCACGCAGCCGCTGCCCGTCGTCGAACGCGCCGAGAGCGAACTCGACCAGTCGGCCTCCGCGGCGTCCTACGACCCGCGGCCCACGCTGGCCGACGAGACCAAGGCGTCCCGCTTCTGGTCACCGCGCCGCGTGCCCGCCGCCCTCCTCGCGCTGCTGCTCCTCGGTGGCGCGGGGCTCTTTCTGTACGACGTCGCCGCGGTGCGGGCCGGCCACTCCGCGATGGGATGGCGGCGCGGCCTCGCCCGTGAACTCGGCGAACGGCCCCTGGACGACACGGCCGTCCTCGTCGGCGCCGGGGTGGTCGCGGCCCTCGGCCTTTGGTTGATCGTGCTCGCCGCGACACCCGGGCTGCGGGCGGTGCTCGCCATGCGGCGCGAGGACGCGGACGTACGGGCGGGGCTGCACAGGAGCGCCGCCGCGATGGTGCTGCGGGACCGGGCGATGGACGTGTCCGGCGTGCAGTCGGTGCGGGTCCGCATGAAGCGCTCCAAGGTGGACGTCCACGCGGTCTCCCACTTCCGTGAACTCGACGACGTACGAAACGACTTGGACGCCACGCTGGCCGACGGCATCAGGGACCTGGGCCTCGCCCGCGGCCCCGCGCTCTCCGTCCGGGTGGCACGGCCTGGCAGGAAGGGCTGA